From the genome of Flavobacterium sediminis:
GATCTTAAAAAGTGCATCCACCCATCGGGAAGAAGAATTGAAAATGAGCCGGGTGATCTCTTCCATTGAATGAAAATGGTTGGTGGTAGAAAACGTATCGTAAAAATCAATGGTTGCCAAAAGTTCCTGCATAGCGAGTGTTGGTCTGATTTTTTCTTCTTTTACTTTTCTCATGGTATTCATCTTAGTTTAAAATCAAGCGCATAAAGCCTTTTACTTTGTCGGTCAGCAACAGTTTGCGGCAATCGTTTCATTAGAAAATTTCTTAGACTGCAAGCCCAACTTTTCTCTAATTGTGCCATTTTACCTAATGCCCAACTGGTTCTTACAACATAATGTGCTTTGGCTATTCTTTGTTGGCGGTATTTTTCAAAAGCCAAACTAATATCTTGCTCTGAGGCTAAACACTCTGCCAAAACATAAGCGCTTTCTACTGCCTGACAGGCACCTTGTCCCAGATTAGGTGTTGTGGCATGAGCTGCATCGCCTAACAGTACTATGTTTCCTTTGTACCAGATATCTATAGGTTTTAAATCCCTGATCTCATTACAGATTATGGCTTCTTCCGGTGTTTCCCCAAGGATCTGCTGTACTACCTGCGGATAATTTTTAAATAAAGATAATCCATTTTCAGATAAATTGTTTCGTTTATCTTTACGAATCAAAGCAAACCAATAGACCTCATCTGAACTAATGGGTACAAAACCAAAACGACTGCCAACTCCCCAAATCTCGTTCAATTCCTTTTGAAAAGCTTCTGCAAGTGTCGCTTTAGAAATACCTCTCCAACAAATTTGTCCGGCATCGCGGCTTTTGACTTCGGGAACAACTGCTTCACGTACTACCGATCTTATTCCGTCGGCACCGATCACAATCGCGGCAGTATGTGTTGTGCCGTCTTCGAACACTAATTCTACCTGTTCCCCTTTTTGGCAAAGCGAACGCAGTTTTTTATTCAGATAGACCGGTGTGTCTCCCAATTCGTCCAACAAAATACTATGCAGTCTGGCTCGATATATGGCCACTGCCCTGACTGAATAAAGGGCTGCTAATTCTTTAATCGGAGAAGATGCCAACAGATCCAACTTCAGATCTCTGACATTCATTGCCTTTAAGGAATGTCCGCTTTGTTCTATCTTTTCCGAAATTCCCAGATGTTTAAAGAGCTGCATAGCATTTAATGCCAGATTAATTCCGGAGCCGGCTTCAGTGAATTGTGGGGTATGCTCGAAGATCTCAACTTCAAATCCTTTCCGGCGCAAAGCAATTGCGGTAGTCAGACCTCCGATACCCGCTCCTATGATCGTTATTTTATTCATGATTTATTTTTTAGGTCAAATGTACTAAAAAATATTTTTTTAGGTCATATTTACTATTTTTTATATTTTTGACTCATGGATAAGATAAAAACCAAAGACAAGATTGTAATAACAGCTTTGAACCTTTTTAATCAAAAAGGCTTATCACAGGTTACTTTAAGAACGATCGCTCAGGAAATGGGAATAAGTCAGGGTAATCTGAACTACCATTTTAAAAAAAGAGAAGAAATTATAGAGACTTTATACTTCCAACTGGTTGAATCTATTGATAAAGGAATTGCCGAACATGAGGAAGAAAACAATTTGCAGTCTTTCTTCCAGGTTTTTCAGGTCATTATGGATAGTTTTTATACGTATCGTTTCTTTTTACTGGATTTTGTTCAGATCATGAGAGAGCATAAAAAGATCAAAGTACATTATGCCCAACTAAATGCTATTCGTACCGAACAATTCCAGACCTTATTTGCAACTTTGATAGCTAACGACATCATTAGAAAAGAGGAATTGCCACACGAATACGAATATTTATACAAGCGATTGCAGATCTTAATTGATTTCTGGATCTCCGGTAGCGCCATAGCTAAAGAAAGACTTTCTAAAAAAACTATTTCCTATTATTATGAGGTGATCGGTCAATCGCTCTATCCTTACTTAACACCCAAAGGAAAAACAGAATATCTCTTAGCGATGAAAATAAAAAAGGCCTAACAACATATATATTGTTAAGCCCTTTTCGTCCTATGAAAAATTAAAATCTTATAATGCAGCTTTTAATACTGTTGCTAAAGGCGTTGTAGGTCTGCCAATTAATTTTGACAATTCTTTGCTATCGTCAAATAAATCTCCTTTTTCGGTTCCAACGTGTGTTCCTGCTAAAAATTGGGCTATTCCTTCCGGTAAACCAACGCTTACTAAAACTTTAGCATAGTCGTCAACCGGTAAATTTTGATATTTTACTTCTTTTCCGGCCACTTCTGATAGTGTTTTAGCAAAATCAGCTAAAGTATAGGTTTCATCACCTGCTAATTCGTATGTTTTACCTTCATGACCTTCTGTTACCAAAACTGCTACATCAGCATCCGCAAAATCAGCTCTTGAAGCCGAAGAAATTTTTCCTTCACCAGCACTACCATATAATGTTCCGTGAGCAACCACATCACTTAAACCGCCCACATAGTTTTCAGTATACCAACCGTGACGTAAAATAACATACGGAATCCCGGATGTTTTTAATAGCTTTTCAGTTTCTAAATGCTCTCCGGCTAATACTAATGATGAAGTATCAGTGTGCAATAAGCTAGTATACGCTATTAATTTTACACCCGCTTCTTTAGCGGCTTCAATAACATTAGCATGTTGCTCTACTCGTTTTCCGATTTCACTTCCTGAAATCAATAATAGTTTATCAATTCCTTTTAAAGATTCTGCTAAAGTTTCCGGTTGGTTGTAATCAAAAACTCTGGCTTCTACTCCTAAATCAGCAGCTTTTTTAGGATCTCTAACCAATGCTACGATAGTTGCACCTGTGTTTCTCTCTTTTAATTTTTGAACTACTAAATGTCCTAATTGACCTGTAGCTCCTGTGATTCCTATTGTCATAACTTAAATTTTTAAAATGATTAATTGCTAACTAAAAGTTTTTTACTTACTTTTGGTAACCAAAGGTACTTATAAAAAACAATTCAAACAAGAAGTTACCTCAAAATCAACTACTTACCCACAAGTTAGTAATACTAATTTTCAAGCAGTTATGGAAGAAAAAAATAAAAATAAATTTTCAAATGTAGAAGATTGCCCTATCCGAAACATCATTGATCGTATAGGAGACAAATGGTCTGTACTCGTTTTATTGGTTTTAGAAGAAAAAGGCACTTTACGCTTTAATGAAATCCATAAAACCATAGAGTCTATCTCTCAAAAAATGTTGGCAGTTACCTTAAAAACATTAGAAGCAGATGGCCTAGTAAAACGTACGGTTTATCCGCAAATACCGCCTAAAGTAGAATACGAACTTACCGAAAGGGGAAACTCTCTGTTGCCACATTTACACGGTTTAGTAACCTGGGCCAAAGGAAATATGGAAGCTATTCAAGTCTCAAGGCATGAATTTGTGGTCAACCAGTAGTCATTTGTAACTTTTTATACATCTTTGCTACTTATCAGTACATCAAAAAACGAATTATTATGCGCTATGTTATTGCCTTTTTCTTTCCGTGGTTAAGCCTCATGCTACAAGGTAAGATCTTATCGGGAATTATTTGTTTGCTATTACAGCTCACCATCATCGGTTGGATCCCCGCTTTTTTATGGGCGGTAACTTCATTAAACCGAATGTATGCCGACAGGAGAACGAATAAGATCATTAAAGAAATGAAGTCGAAACACGTCTAATTGTATGGCGAGATATTCTGTTGTTATCCAACCCGGCGATTTGTGCATTGAACAAATCAGACAGATGAAAGAACAACTGGCCGTTGAGATCGGTTGGTATAACAGTAAGAATTCATTAGCACATATCACCGTAAATGAATTTGAAAAAGACGAAAAAG
Proteins encoded in this window:
- a CDS encoding YqaE/Pmp3 family membrane protein; translated protein: MRYVIAFFFPWLSLMLQGKILSGIICLLLQLTIIGWIPAFLWAVTSLNRMYADRRTNKIIKEMKSKHV
- a CDS encoding SDR family oxidoreductase — translated: MTIGITGATGQLGHLVVQKLKERNTGATIVALVRDPKKAADLGVEARVFDYNQPETLAESLKGIDKLLLISGSEIGKRVEQHANVIEAAKEAGVKLIAYTSLLHTDTSSLVLAGEHLETEKLLKTSGIPYVILRHGWYTENYVGGLSDVVAHGTLYGSAGEGKISSASRADFADADVAVLVTEGHEGKTYELAGDETYTLADFAKTLSEVAGKEVKYQNLPVDDYAKVLVSVGLPEGIAQFLAGTHVGTEKGDLFDDSKELSKLIGRPTTPLATVLKAAL
- a CDS encoding FAD-dependent monooxygenase, with amino-acid sequence MNKITIIGAGIGGLTTAIALRRKGFEVEIFEHTPQFTEAGSGINLALNAMQLFKHLGISEKIEQSGHSLKAMNVRDLKLDLLASSPIKELAALYSVRAVAIYRARLHSILLDELGDTPVYLNKKLRSLCQKGEQVELVFEDGTTHTAAIVIGADGIRSVVREAVVPEVKSRDAGQICWRGISKATLAEAFQKELNEIWGVGSRFGFVPISSDEVYWFALIRKDKRNNLSENGLSLFKNYPQVVQQILGETPEEAIICNEIRDLKPIDIWYKGNIVLLGDAAHATTPNLGQGACQAVESAYVLAECLASEQDISLAFEKYRQQRIAKAHYVVRTSWALGKMAQLEKSWACSLRNFLMKRLPQTVADRQSKRLYALDFKLR
- a CDS encoding TetR/AcrR family transcriptional regulator yields the protein MDKIKTKDKIVITALNLFNQKGLSQVTLRTIAQEMGISQGNLNYHFKKREEIIETLYFQLVESIDKGIAEHEEENNLQSFFQVFQVIMDSFYTYRFFLLDFVQIMREHKKIKVHYAQLNAIRTEQFQTLFATLIANDIIRKEELPHEYEYLYKRLQILIDFWISGSAIAKERLSKKTISYYYEVIGQSLYPYLTPKGKTEYLLAMKIKKA
- a CDS encoding winged helix-turn-helix transcriptional regulator; translation: MVTKGTYKKQFKQEVTSKSTTYPQVSNTNFQAVMEEKNKNKFSNVEDCPIRNIIDRIGDKWSVLVLLVLEEKGTLRFNEIHKTIESISQKMLAVTLKTLEADGLVKRTVYPQIPPKVEYELTERGNSLLPHLHGLVTWAKGNMEAIQVSRHEFVVNQ